The following are encoded in a window of Ensifer adhaerens genomic DNA:
- a CDS encoding DUF882 domain-containing protein, translated as MTFTSTASSAEVRSLKLFFTHTGERATITFKRDGKYDQKGLAQINRFLRDWRRNEPARMDPRLLDLVWEVYQRAGGKDYINVVSAYRSPATNSMLRGRSRSTGVAKNSQHMLGKAMDFYIPGVKLTRLREVAMQMQVGGVGYYPTSGSPFVHLDVGNVRAWPRMSRQELARIFPKGQTLHLPASGGALPGYDQAMADYKRRVKATSIVAANSAGPAKLKGGEPAGNTLLTAMLPTRKSRGEEALELQTMRKEAAEKSPFFDLAAITVPLPTLRATATAATVTPVPTPERALPTDVSAFIPSSSFKVALGVGMMRHPAAGESSLTGPSPTNAEWTIRDAALFKWALAPAKELERLALPANLELSVASADDTPRVLKRASQAGKENKSFNKERFWSDG; from the coding sequence ATGACTTTCACCAGCACGGCGTCGTCGGCAGAAGTCCGGTCGCTGAAGCTGTTCTTCACGCACACCGGCGAACGCGCGACGATCACCTTCAAGCGTGACGGCAAGTACGACCAGAAGGGGCTCGCGCAGATCAATCGTTTCCTGCGCGACTGGCGCCGGAACGAGCCCGCCCGCATGGACCCGCGTCTTCTCGATCTTGTCTGGGAGGTCTATCAGCGCGCCGGTGGGAAGGACTATATCAACGTCGTCTCGGCTTACCGCTCGCCCGCCACCAACAGCATGCTGCGCGGCCGCTCCCGCAGCACCGGGGTCGCCAAGAACAGCCAGCACATGCTGGGAAAGGCGATGGACTTCTATATTCCGGGCGTGAAGCTCACCCGGCTGCGGGAAGTCGCCATGCAGATGCAGGTCGGCGGCGTGGGATACTACCCGACGTCAGGATCTCCCTTCGTACATCTCGACGTCGGAAACGTACGGGCGTGGCCGCGCATGTCGCGCCAGGAACTCGCCCGCATTTTCCCGAAGGGGCAGACACTCCACCTTCCGGCAAGCGGCGGGGCTTTGCCGGGGTATGACCAGGCGATGGCCGACTACAAGCGACGGGTCAAGGCCACCTCGATCGTCGCTGCAAACAGCGCCGGCCCAGCCAAACTGAAGGGCGGAGAACCGGCCGGCAACACGCTGTTGACCGCGATGCTTCCCACGCGCAAGAGCCGCGGTGAAGAAGCCCTCGAGCTTCAGACCATGCGGAAGGAAGCAGCCGAAAAGTCGCCGTTCTTCGACCTTGCGGCGATCACCGTGCCGCTGCCGACGCTGCGCGCCACGGCTACCGCCGCGACCGTGACGCCCGTCCCCACGCCCGAGCGCGCGCTACCCACAGACGTCTCGGCTTTCATTCCCTCCTCGTCGTTCAAGGTTGCGCTTGGCGTGGGCATGATGCGCCATCCAGCTGCAGGCGAAAGCAGCCTCACCGGCCCGTCGCCTACAAATGCCGAGTGGACAATTCGCGACGCGGCGCTCTTCAAGTGGGCGCTTGCGCCGGCCAAGGAGCTTGAGCGTCTGGCACTTCCGGCGAACCTGGAGCTCTCGGTGGCAAGCGCCGACGATACACCGCGCGTTCTAAAGCGGGCGTCCCAGGCTGGTAAGGAAAACAAGAGCTTCAACAAGGAGCGCTTCTGGTCGGACGGTTGA
- a CDS encoding response regulator transcription factor encodes MRILLIEDERELAAALAVALSKYGIVIDHTTHLADAAELARQNDYGAILLDRRLPDGEGLSFIPQLRRIGQDAPIIVLTARNEPMERVEGLDTGADDYLGKPFLVEELMARLRAVLRRPAALAELQIKVGRMALDPLNLTVTVDDVKLDVPRRELFVLQALARRRDKTVLRSTLEAAVYNYEEEIQSNAIDAHISRLRKRLADAGAGVSIHNIRGVGYLLKEE; translated from the coding sequence ATGCGGATACTACTGATCGAAGATGAGAGGGAGCTGGCGGCGGCACTGGCTGTGGCGCTCAGCAAATATGGCATCGTCATCGACCATACGACCCATCTCGCCGATGCAGCCGAACTTGCGCGTCAGAATGACTACGGCGCTATTCTTCTCGACCGCCGCCTGCCCGACGGTGAAGGGCTGAGCTTCATCCCGCAATTGCGCCGCATTGGCCAAGACGCGCCGATCATCGTCCTGACGGCACGCAACGAGCCGATGGAACGGGTTGAAGGTCTCGACACCGGGGCGGACGACTATCTCGGCAAACCCTTTCTCGTCGAAGAACTGATGGCGCGCCTGCGCGCCGTGTTGCGCCGTCCGGCTGCGCTTGCTGAGCTTCAGATCAAGGTGGGACGAATGGCGCTCGATCCGCTGAACCTCACCGTGACCGTCGATGACGTGAAGCTTGACGTCCCAAGGCGCGAACTCTTCGTGCTCCAGGCCCTTGCGAGGCGCCGGGACAAAACCGTTCTCCGCTCGACGCTCGAAGCAGCGGTCTACAACTACGAAGAAGAGATCCAGTCGAACGCGATCGACGCCCACATTTCAAGGCTGCGCAAGCGGCTGGCGGATGCTGGGGCCGGAGTTTCGATTCACAACATCCGTGGGGTCGGTTACCTCCTGAAGGAAGAGTGA
- a CDS encoding sensor histidine kinase → MGQTTGRNPSLWWRLSWQLSLVIIAVVASVIIGLCIWATTIMSPNTAMEGTVVSVVSRAVGRGSDGQLQLSETHDLTTLKAQNSALWFVVATTSGAFASYGSVPPAYAALPSVIHLFDEADIRGAATTGEIATIENAKTPAGEVRILFGGVADKGWGALALLAKAYPIYLSLIASALPAIFLAVPHIVGRALATVSEVADEASRIDPRRHGTRLPLAGIPNEVAPVLIAFNGALERLEDESRKRRRFLIDAAHELRTPIAIMQTRIDGMPDGRERTRLMDDVARLAEAAEQLLDFERNDQALVLDEPMDLVDIARSAVADLAPLAIGGGYQVSFHSDVETLARKGNPPAVLRAVTNLVRNAIDHGGNSGMIAVLVSSDGRVEVSDEGPGIPAEHQELVFEPFYRVSPKDTGAGLGLSLVKQVASNHGGRVSLTSSASGTKVVVHL, encoded by the coding sequence ATGGGTCAGACGACGGGACGCAATCCGTCGCTCTGGTGGCGGCTCAGCTGGCAATTGAGCCTCGTCATCATCGCCGTCGTTGCCTCGGTGATCATCGGGCTCTGCATCTGGGCAACCACGATCATGTCGCCGAACACGGCCATGGAGGGGACGGTCGTCTCGGTCGTGTCCCGTGCCGTAGGCCGCGGAAGCGATGGTCAACTGCAGCTTTCCGAGACCCATGACCTGACGACGCTCAAGGCGCAAAACAGCGCATTGTGGTTCGTAGTCGCCACCACCAGCGGTGCCTTCGCGTCCTATGGATCCGTTCCGCCCGCCTATGCCGCGCTGCCCTCGGTAATCCACCTGTTCGACGAAGCGGATATCAGGGGGGCCGCAACCACTGGCGAGATTGCGACGATCGAAAACGCGAAGACGCCGGCTGGCGAAGTCCGGATTCTGTTTGGCGGCGTGGCGGACAAGGGTTGGGGTGCCCTGGCTCTCTTGGCGAAGGCCTATCCAATCTACCTGTCTTTGATCGCCAGTGCTCTCCCGGCGATTTTTCTTGCCGTTCCTCACATCGTCGGGCGTGCTCTCGCGACGGTGAGCGAGGTTGCCGACGAAGCATCGCGGATCGATCCGCGCCGCCACGGGACGCGCCTTCCGCTCGCGGGAATCCCGAACGAAGTCGCCCCGGTTCTGATCGCATTCAACGGCGCACTTGAGCGTCTCGAGGACGAGTCCAGAAAGCGGCGGCGCTTCCTGATCGATGCGGCTCACGAACTGCGAACCCCCATTGCGATCATGCAGACGCGCATCGATGGCATGCCTGATGGCCGGGAGAGAACGCGCCTGATGGATGATGTCGCCCGGCTCGCAGAAGCGGCAGAGCAGCTTCTGGACTTCGAGCGCAACGACCAGGCGCTCGTTCTGGACGAGCCGATGGATCTGGTTGACATCGCGCGATCGGCGGTTGCCGATCTCGCTCCGTTGGCGATAGGGGGTGGCTATCAGGTGTCTTTCCACAGTGACGTGGAGACGCTTGCGCGAAAGGGCAATCCACCTGCCGTGTTGCGCGCGGTCACGAACCTCGTCCGAAATGCGATCGATCACGGCGGCAATTCGGGCATGATTGCCGTCTTGGTCTCAAGCGATGGGCGCGTGGAAGTTTCCGACGAAGGACCGGGCATACCTGCCGAGCATCAGGAACTCGTCTTTGAACCCTTTTACAGGGTTTCTCCCAAGGACACGGGCGCGGGTCTTGGTTTGAGCCTTGTAAAACAGGTGGCTTCAAACCACGGGGGGCGTGTCAGTCTCACGAGTTCAGCGAGCGGAACCAAGGTGGTCGTCCACCTCTGA
- a CDS encoding DUF3313 domain-containing protein — protein sequence MALAGLLSATLVGCQSVPLKEAGTLTSYGKLGPSKGMVAKKRLYVDGQRLVDVKTVRIAPTTFSFAAASKIKSDADRDLVSNALDRALCVALSDRYQMVPANQPADLTVRSVIADIVPTDKALAGVSTAITIGTGFVLPVSVPRLPVGLGGLAVEAEAVDASGLQSAAMLWARGANSILDKPRVSEVGDAYSFSTKFADAFSQVLISGKEPKALNISLPTRQRMQSWLGGKPKYAACDAFGRAPGLVGAIAAKYGAPPQWTDKKPKAAAQQAFNSPTAR from the coding sequence GTGGCGCTGGCAGGGCTACTCTCGGCAACCCTGGTCGGATGCCAATCGGTTCCATTGAAGGAGGCGGGGACTTTGACCTCCTATGGCAAGCTCGGTCCGTCGAAAGGCATGGTGGCCAAGAAACGCCTCTACGTTGATGGACAACGTCTGGTCGACGTGAAAACCGTCCGCATCGCGCCAACGACGTTTTCCTTTGCAGCCGCCTCCAAGATCAAGTCCGATGCCGATCGCGATTTGGTTTCGAACGCTCTCGATCGGGCGCTCTGCGTCGCGCTCAGCGACAGGTACCAGATGGTTCCTGCCAATCAGCCTGCTGATCTGACGGTTCGCTCCGTGATCGCCGATATTGTCCCGACAGACAAGGCGCTCGCAGGGGTTTCCACGGCCATCACCATTGGTACGGGGTTCGTCCTGCCCGTCAGCGTGCCGCGATTGCCTGTCGGCCTGGGAGGCTTGGCTGTAGAGGCCGAAGCGGTCGATGCCAGCGGTCTGCAAAGTGCCGCCATGCTTTGGGCGCGTGGTGCAAATTCGATCCTCGACAAGCCCCGTGTTTCGGAAGTTGGCGACGCCTATAGCTTTTCGACGAAATTCGCCGACGCGTTTTCGCAGGTGCTGATTTCCGGCAAGGAGCCGAAGGCATTAAATATCTCGCTGCCGACCCGGCAACGCATGCAGTCCTGGTTGGGTGGCAAACCCAAATATGCCGCATGCGATGCCTTCGGTCGGGCACCGGGCCTGGTCGGCGCGATAGCAGCCAAATACGGCGCGCCGCCTCAATGGACCGACAAGAAACCAAAAGCTGCGGCGCAACAAGCGTTCAACTCTCCTACTGCGCGATAG
- a CDS encoding carbohydrate ABC transporter permease: MRPAARHLWLGLATAPVVSFFALPFLFLIAVSFKTKDDVLNGRFWPTMPTLANWPAAFDAANILGFILNSVIVSLVSGLVTIALALPSAYAVLRLKIGGKWLSDVTLSSYMAPPIVALIPLFFLLKTTGLLDTRAGLILIYGFANVPVAFWLLMPFLRRMPIEIEQAAAMDGAGPFRTLLQIVVPIIAPGIVATFIIVTVLSYNEFLFASAFTFSDATRTLPVGISLFQGDRLVNFGQMAAASLAGIAPVYLVALFMQRYLVSGLAHGGVK, from the coding sequence GTGAGACCCGCCGCGCGACATCTGTGGCTCGGCCTTGCGACAGCGCCGGTCGTCAGCTTCTTTGCCTTGCCTTTCCTCTTTCTCATCGCGGTTTCCTTCAAGACGAAGGACGACGTGCTCAACGGACGCTTCTGGCCGACGATGCCGACGCTCGCCAACTGGCCGGCGGCCTTCGACGCGGCCAACATCCTCGGTTTCATCCTGAATTCCGTGATCGTGTCGCTGGTTTCGGGCCTCGTCACCATCGCGCTGGCGCTGCCGTCGGCCTATGCCGTCCTGCGGCTGAAGATCGGTGGCAAATGGCTGTCGGACGTAACGCTGTCGAGCTACATGGCGCCGCCGATCGTAGCGCTGATCCCGCTGTTTTTTCTGCTGAAGACAACCGGACTGCTCGATACGCGCGCCGGCCTGATTCTCATTTATGGTTTCGCCAACGTGCCGGTCGCCTTCTGGCTGCTGATGCCGTTCCTGCGCCGGATGCCGATCGAGATCGAACAGGCAGCGGCGATGGACGGCGCCGGTCCATTTCGCACGCTGCTGCAGATCGTCGTGCCGATCATCGCGCCCGGCATCGTCGCGACCTTCATCATCGTCACGGTCTTGTCCTACAACGAGTTCCTGTTTGCTTCCGCCTTCACCTTCTCCGACGCCACGCGGACCTTGCCGGTGGGCATCTCGCTCTTCCAGGGCGACCGTCTGGTGAATTTCGGCCAGATGGCAGCCGCCTCCCTGGCAGGCATCGCGCCGGTTTATCTGGTCGCGCTGTTCATGCAACGCTACCTCGTGAGCGGGCTTGCCCATGGCGGGGTGAAATAA